In Pseudomonas sp. MM213, a genomic segment contains:
- a CDS encoding cobalamin biosynthesis protein gives MSDTSTAPTLVVGLGCQRGCPVSTLRALLDQALQAHQIGLQQITALASIDQKRDEPGLIELAAQLELPLTYFSSEELAGYQPQLSHRSEIAFERTGCYGVAESAALALAEQLAQAPAKLLISRQKYAQATLALACAA, from the coding sequence ATGAGCGACACCAGCACAGCGCCGACGTTAGTGGTCGGCCTGGGCTGCCAGCGCGGCTGCCCCGTCAGCACGCTTCGGGCGTTACTCGATCAGGCATTACAGGCGCATCAAATCGGACTTCAGCAGATCACGGCGTTGGCCAGCATCGACCAGAAGCGCGACGAACCGGGCCTGATCGAGCTTGCCGCACAACTCGAATTGCCGCTGACGTACTTCAGCAGTGAAGAACTGGCCGGTTATCAACCGCAACTCAGCCACCGTTCGGAAATCGCTTTTGAGCGCACCGGCTGCTACGGCGTAGCAGAAAGCGCCGCCCTCGCCCTTGCAGAACAACTGGCCCAGGCGCCGGCAAAACTGCTGATTTCCCGACAAAAATATGCCCAGGCGACCCTGGCATTGGCCTGCGCTGCGTAA
- a CDS encoding CbtA family protein, which yields MIKRIAQTAGFTGLLAALLLTLLQSFWVAPLILQAETYEKSEPAAVEVHEHAAGTAAHTHDAEAWEPEDGWQRVLSTTGGNLVVAVGFALMLAGLYTLRSPTKTSQGLLWGLAGYATFVLAPTLGLPPELPGTAAADLAQRQIWWIGTAASTAVGIALIAFSRHWLMKILGVAILAVPHVIGAPQPEVHSMLAPQALETQFKIASQLTNLGFWLALGLISAWLFRRKSDGQYHA from the coding sequence ATGATCAAGCGTATTGCGCAAACCGCAGGTTTCACAGGGCTGCTGGCCGCCCTGTTGCTGACTCTGCTGCAAAGCTTCTGGGTCGCTCCGCTGATTCTGCAGGCCGAGACTTACGAAAAATCCGAGCCGGCCGCTGTTGAAGTTCATGAACACGCCGCCGGTACCGCCGCTCACACCCACGATGCAGAAGCCTGGGAGCCGGAAGACGGCTGGCAGCGCGTGCTGTCGACGACTGGCGGCAACCTGGTAGTGGCTGTCGGTTTCGCCCTGATGCTCGCGGGCCTCTACACGCTGCGCTCGCCGACCAAAACCTCGCAGGGCTTGCTCTGGGGCCTGGCCGGTTACGCGACGTTTGTACTGGCACCGACCCTCGGCCTGCCGCCGGAACTGCCGGGCACGGCAGCAGCTGACCTGGCACAACGGCAAATCTGGTGGATCGGAACTGCAGCGTCCACCGCCGTTGGCATCGCGCTGATCGCTTTCAGCCGCCACTGGCTGATGAAGATCCTGGGCGTGGCGATTCTCGCCGTCCCTCACGTGATCGGTGCACCACAACCGGAAGTGCACTCGATGCTCGCGCCGCAAGCCCTGGAAACGCAATTCAAAATCGCTTCGCAGCTGACCAACCTCGGATTCTGGCTGGCCCTGGGCCTGATCAGCGCCTGGTTGTTCCGCCGCAAAAGCGATGGTCAATACCACGCATGA
- a CDS encoding CbtB domain-containing protein, with amino-acid sequence MSIISSTGHTSTSTTTTTLAQRLTAAVCASILGACLVYFAGFSHIEAVHNAAHDTRHSSAFPCH; translated from the coding sequence ATGTCGATCATCAGCAGCACCGGCCACACATCCACCAGCACCACCACGACCACCCTGGCTCAACGCCTGACCGCCGCCGTCTGCGCGTCGATCCTAGGCGCGTGCCTGGTGTATTTCGCCGGTTTCTCGCACATCGAAGCGGTGCACAACGCTGCGCACGATACCCGTCACAGCTCCGCCTTCCCGTGCCATTGA